The genomic window CTGTTAAGCTTACCTGGTTAGTTTGAGCATCCGCTTGTAGCAGCACATTGGCAAGTACAGGATGAGTTGGTCGTGAAGGTACTGCACGACTGACGAGTGAGAGGTTTGTACTAAGATCGCTTTGGGAGCAAACTAATTTCATAAGTCAGATTCCGCTGGTGAAAGATATCCTAACACCGTTATTGTTCATAGGCGAGTAGGGGTAGGCGTGTTGCCTATAATTGCAAGCTACCGGAAGCCGCTGACAAGTACGATTGCATTAATCGCGGGTGTATTAAGAGTTCGGTATGGAATACACCAGGAATATATCCCACATTCCGCACCCTCAAGTGTCACATCAATTCTATGTTTTGCCGCAATTTCAATTATTGGTAAATTGCACCATCAGGCATAATTGCCCCAGCTAAGTTAGTACCAATTAGTTTAACTAGAAGCCGCTCACCAGAGCGAATCCGCGCTCCTGTCAAGTCGGCTCCCCGCAAGTCGGCCCCACTGAGATCCGCTCCAATCAAATTAGCAGCACGTAAATTCGCCTCCCGCAGATCCGCTAAAAGTAGGTTTGCCCGAAATAAATTTGCTTCAGATAAATTCGCACCTCTGAGGTTGACTTTGTGCATAAAAGTATCACTGAGATTAGCACCACTCAAATTGGCATAACTTAGATTTCTGCCAGATAAGTCTTTATTGCTCAAATTTGCCCGACTATAGTCTTTGCCACTCAAGTCTGAGCTTTTCTTTGGTGGTTGCTGGGTTGTTTGAAATGGTTTTTGTGGTTCAGGTGGCGGTGAGTTCAGCGTGGTTTGAGGTTTGGTTTTTAGAGAGCGCAACTTTTCACGAGCTTCATTTATAGCTTTCAGCTTGTCTTGTGCTTTCTGCTGTAAACGGAGATTGTCTTTGGGAATGCGATCGGGATGCCAAACAAAGACTAAATCTTTGTAAGCCTGGTTCACTTCGTCAAGTGTTGCCCCAGGCTCTAATTCCAAAACTCTATAGTACTGCTCCAGATCGCTCATACGATATTTTGGTGGACAATCAACTTAATTATGAGTTATGGAGTCATCTATCCGCTGAATCATTATGTCATTGATTATGGGGCATTGGGGAGCCACTGCATTGCCGGGGTTCCCCTGGTCGTTCGCAAAGCGTCTTTGAACAGGAGAAGTAAGTGGCGTCTGGGGCACAAGAGATAAAGGAGAAAGACTTACTACAACTTCCCCTCTGCAACGCCAGCAACGCCAGCCTCCCCACTCCCTCATCTCTCCATCTCCCCATTTCTCCATCGAGCGATCGCTCTCAAATATGCTGCAACTGGAATCTGATAGACTTCAATAAAAATCCAAACAATAATTGATAAATGTGATAAGAAAGTTAATATAGTCCAAATATATGGCATCCAGGTAATGGGTTCCTTGAGATTAGCAGGAAAATAATAAGCTACTATGCCAATTAAAGTAGTGGGAAAAATTACAAAAGCTGCTGCTGCTACTCCATAACCCCAACCTAATTCCATACCTTCCAACTGGGCTTCTGTCCAACTAAACCCATTCCAACGCCAAACTAAGGGTGGTTGCCTAGAAGGCATTTTGATTTGCTGTAGTTCTAGGTTGACTGTAAAAATCTCTTGGCAAAAGTCACAAGCCATAGCTTCCATTAATGGCATATGAGAAATCTTACCTATCCGACAGACTGGGCAGGGGTAAACTCCATAATAGTCGAAAGATTGGGTTAAGATTTTGGAACTGGGCATAATAAAACTGATGATCCTAAAAAGTTAATCTGGTCAATGAGGACTTGGGTAAGAATAATGTATGGTGATTGTCAATTGTCTGCAATCAGCTTTCGCAAGGTGAGGTGACAAGTCAGGAAAATTATATATTTTAACTTCTCAATCCGTCTAAGCACTAGGACTCACGCCTGTTTATGTGGAATGGTTTTAGCTCGTGAATCATAATGCTGCGGTGAATATTCTTCGTATTGGATTGAGTACCGTAGGGCATACGGGAATTAACGTTTCTTAAGTGGATGACCTCTGCTTGGGTAACGGCAACGATACCCAGGTAAGCCGACTCGCAGAACCAGAAAACTCGCGTCTGTGAAGTTTGAATCACCGTGGCTTCAGCGGGCGTGAGCATGTCAATAGTCTTGACTCCCACAGTTGTACTGAGTCTATCGCTTTTTTATGGTTTATGGGGGTCTTGACACCGCCGACTCTTTCTGTTAATGTTACCCCACATAGATATAGTTCATAGTTCTTGAATTTTCCAGCAAAAGCCCCGCAAATGCTTAACACAAATTCCTATTTTTATTTTTGGTTTAGGGTGGTTCACCGGGAGTGAATTGAGTTTCCTAACGGAAACCGCCCGGTGAACCGCAGATCGAACTCTGCGGTTTTTGTTTTTTTAAGGAGAATTTCATCGTCATGACTTATTTCAGTAACTGGTTTTATGGCTTTTACTTTTGGCCCAGAATAAATTCCGGGTAAATAGCGTCATGCCAATGAATCAGAACGCGCCCGGAACTCCTCAAAGGTTCTGGGCTTTTTTCTTATCGGGGTATAGTGCCCAATACTTAATTTTTTAGGAGAATGGAACCATGATTAATGCCAAACTTGCCGCACAATCGCATCCGAACCATCAGACAATTGTTAAACTTTCAGAAAAAGTCGCTTTCGGGGGCGAAGAACTGGTAATTATCGGCGGCCCCTGCACCGTTGAAAGCTTAGAACAAATGGAGATAGTCGCCCAAAAGCTCTCTACTGCATCCGTGCAGGGCTTGCGTGGTGGTGTCTACAAACCCCGCACATCTCCCTACGCCTTCCAGGGTATGGGAGAGGTAGGATTGAAGATTTTGGCAAGGGTGCGATCGCATTACAATATGCCAGTTGTCACCGAGGTGATGTCAATTTCTCAAATTGAAGTAGTCGCCGCTCACGCTGATATGCTTCAAGTTGGTAGTCGCAATATGCAAAACTTCGACTTGCTCAAAGCTTTAGGACAAGCTGGTAAGCCAATACTGCTCAAGCGTGGTTTAGCAGCGACAATTGAAGAATTCGTCATGGCTGCTGAATATATCCTCAGCCACGGTAATCCTGATGTGGTGTTGTGCGAACGCGGTATCCGCAGCTTCGATGATTACACTCGCAATGTCCTAGATTTAGGGGCAGTGGCAGCACTCAAGCAAATCACTCACCTGCCTGTGATTGTAGATCCTTCCCATGCCGTCGGTAAACGGGAACTGGTGGCACCTGTGGCTAGGGCTGCGATCGCTTGCGGTGCAGATGGATTAATTATTGAATGTCACCCAGAACCAGAAAAATCTGTTTCTGATGCCCGTCAAGCACTTTCTTTAGAAGATATGGTGCATCTAGTTGATAGTTTAAAGCCTGTAGCAACAGCCGTTGGGCGCAGTATATCAGAAGCGATCGGGGCGGGTTTACAACCTGCCCCGATTTTTTGTGCTGCTTAAATTTCACTTGAGGGCGTAGTTTACCGCCGTAGGCATCGCTTTTGTTGAATGTCTCAGTCAAAAGATTTATTTTGGCTGAACGACAAACAGCGATCGCCTTCGTAAAATAAAGTTGTTGCTTAGGCTATTCCATTTCTTCTCAAACAATTTTTGCAATACAACCCTATAATAAAGTCACAAAGACTTCATACCAAAGTCACAACGGCTTCATACCAAAGTTACAAGAGTTTAACAACAATTTCTTTCCAAAAGGGGTAGGCTAAACAAAAAATTATTAGTACACTAATGTTTAGATTAACTAATATTACGCTTCTCTAATTAGAATTAATCGCAACCAACCATTTTGCGGAAAATGCGATGTCTAACGACAAGCTAGTACGTGTCTGTGCTTTCCCCTTTGCCCCAGATTGTTGATATGCGCTGTTTAGCCTCTGTTCAGACGATAAAGCCTTCGTCCTTGGCTGTTCAAATTGTTCCTCGTTTTCAGAGCATTATTCAAAGAGGGCGGTTCTCGCTACTGATATTAGGTCTAGCTTACTTGTGTAGTGCCTGTAATGCTTCCGAAGCCGAATCTAGCAGAAAAGAAGCAGGAAAAAAACGAGCTGTGCCAGTGGTGGTTGCTACTGCGACTCAAAAAACGATTCCAATACAACTATCGGCTACTGGAACAGTAGAAGCATATTCCACAGTATCTGTCAAGTCTCAGGTGGGCGGACAACTTACTGGCGTATATTTTCAGCAAGGACAGAACGTTAAGAAAGGAGACTTGTTATTTAAAATTGATTCCCGTCCTCTACAAGCAGCGCTGATGCAAGCTAATGCTGCCAAAGCCAAAGATTTAGCGCAGGTGAAACAGGCAAAGGCAAATGTCCTCAAAGCCATTGCCGATGTGAACCAGGCAAAAGCGAATGTAGTGAAGGATAAGGCGCAGGCAACAAATGCAGATGTGCAAGCTCAACGTTATACTCGTTTGCTCAAGCAAGGGGCAATCAGTAAAGAACAGGCCGAACAGTATAAAACCAGTGCTGATGCTCAACAGGCGACGGTGGAAGCAGATCAAGGTGGAGTAGCAAATGCTCGGGCAGCTGTGGCAGCAGCCCAAGCAGATGTACAAAATGCCTTGGCAGCAGTAGCATCAGATGAAGCTGCGATCGACAATGCCAAAGTTCAGCTTTCCTACAGTTCCATCTACGCACCAATTGCTGGACGCACGGGTAGCTTGAAGCTAACTCAAGGCAACTTAGTCAAGGCAAATGCTGCAAATGCCGATGATTCGCTGATTACAATCAGCCAAATCCGCCCGATTTACGTCAACTTTTCCATTCCCCAGCGACTGCTGCCAGACATCAAAAAATACAGTGCTAACGGCAAGTTAGAAGTCGATGCTTTACCTCCTAAAGATGCAGGGCATCCGATACGAGGCGAACTCACCTTTGTTGATAATGGAGTCAATACCCAAACAGGTACGATTCAACTTAAGGGTACTTTTGCCAACGCTGACGAGCGACTTTTTCCAGGGCAGTTTGTCAATGTAGTCCTCAAACTGAGCGAAGAACCAAATGCTATTACTGTTCCTTCTCAGGCGGTACAAAGTGGACAGCAGGGGCAGTTTGTGTATGTAGTCAAACCCGACAAAACAGCAGAAATGCGTCCAATTACCGTCGGTGACACCGTTAAGAACGAAACGGTGATCAAGCAAGGGTTGAAATCAGGTGAGCAAGTAGTTACTGATGGACAATTCAACCTAGTGGCTGGTGCCATAGTCCAAGTGAAACCGGAAGTAGGAAGCAAC from Nostoc sp. UHCC 0926 includes these protein-coding regions:
- the aroF gene encoding 3-deoxy-7-phosphoheptulonate synthase, whose protein sequence is MINAKLAAQSHPNHQTIVKLSEKVAFGGEELVIIGGPCTVESLEQMEIVAQKLSTASVQGLRGGVYKPRTSPYAFQGMGEVGLKILARVRSHYNMPVVTEVMSISQIEVVAAHADMLQVGSRNMQNFDLLKALGQAGKPILLKRGLAATIEEFVMAAEYILSHGNPDVVLCERGIRSFDDYTRNVLDLGAVAALKQITHLPVIVDPSHAVGKRELVAPVARAAIACGADGLIIECHPEPEKSVSDARQALSLEDMVHLVDSLKPVATAVGRSISEAIGAGLQPAPIFCAA
- a CDS encoding pentapeptide repeat-containing protein, which codes for MSDLEQYYRVLELEPGATLDEVNQAYKDLVFVWHPDRIPKDNLRLQQKAQDKLKAINEAREKLRSLKTKPQTTLNSPPPEPQKPFQTTQQPPKKSSDLSGKDYSRANLSNKDLSGRNLSYANLSGANLSDTFMHKVNLRGANLSEANLFRANLLLADLREANLRAANLIGADLSGADLRGADLTGARIRSGERLLVKLIGTNLAGAIMPDGAIYQ
- a CDS encoding efflux RND transporter periplasmic adaptor subunit; protein product: MLSPLPQIVDMRCLASVQTIKPSSLAVQIVPRFQSIIQRGRFSLLILGLAYLCSACNASEAESSRKEAGKKRAVPVVVATATQKTIPIQLSATGTVEAYSTVSVKSQVGGQLTGVYFQQGQNVKKGDLLFKIDSRPLQAALMQANAAKAKDLAQVKQAKANVLKAIADVNQAKANVVKDKAQATNADVQAQRYTRLLKQGAISKEQAEQYKTSADAQQATVEADQGGVANARAAVAAAQADVQNALAAVASDEAAIDNAKVQLSYSSIYAPIAGRTGSLKLTQGNLVKANAANADDSLITISQIRPIYVNFSIPQRLLPDIKKYSANGKLEVDALPPKDAGHPIRGELTFVDNGVNTQTGTIQLKGTFANADERLFPGQFVNVVLKLSEEPNAITVPSQAVQSGQQGQFVYVVKPDKTAEMRPITVGDTVKNETVIKQGLKSGEQVVTDGQFNLVAGAIVQVKPEVGSNRQGAR